One genomic window of Channa argus isolate prfri chromosome 5, Channa argus male v1.0, whole genome shotgun sequence includes the following:
- the ppfia4 gene encoding liprin-alpha-4 isoform X2, with translation MMCEVMPTISEGDSAGPPRGTGSVPNGSDQEANFEQLMVNMLDERDKLLESLRETQETLIQSQTKLQGALHERDVLQRQINDALPQATVAAAVVDRTTTENHINKWIHYGAGSLGEHPLEFATLTKELNICREQLLEKEEEISELKAERNNTRLLLEHLECLVSRHERSLRMTVVKRQAPPPSGVSSEVEVLKALKSLFEHHKALDEKVRKRLQVALERVTALEGQLAATTQELNMVRQRKDGDSVERTDGSKPTWKRLPNGSIDVHDDGGRMSELQELLDRTNKELSQSREHSATLNTRLAELEAELANARRELSRSEELSIKQQREQREREDMEERITTLEKRYLAAQRETTHIHDLNDKLENELATKDSLHRQSEEKVRQLQEMLEMAEQRLAQTMRKAETLPEVEAELAQRVAALSKAEERHGNVEERLRQLESQLEEKNQELARARQREKMNEEHNKRLSDTVDRLLTESNERLQLHLKERMAALEDKNSLIQDLENCQKQLEEFHHTRERLIGEIEKLRNEIDHLKRRSGAFGDGTHSRSHLGSSSDLRFSMVEGQDGHYSTTVIRRAQKGRLSALRDDPNKVCAVFEQDYPSLRGSVSHLLGSDIEAESDLDDDVSSALLSPSGQSDAQTLALMLQEQLDAINEEIRMIQVERESADLRSDEIESRVNSGSMDGLNVTLRPRALPTSATAQSLASSSSPPTSGHSTPKHHARNTSHHLGIMTLPSDLRKHRRKVASPVEVDKATIKCETSPPSSPRSLRLETNFAQFTGSLEDGRGKQKKGIKSSIGRLFGKKEKGRMDQTLGRDGQPLPALSDFEIGIGDTMTLGKLGTQAERDRRMKKKHELLEDARKRGLPFAQWDGPTVVSWLELWVGMPAWYVAACRANVKSGAIMSALSDTEIQREIGISNPLHRLKLRLAIQEMVSLTSPSAPLTSRTSSGNVWVTHEEMENLASSTKAENEEGSWAQTLAYGDMNHEWIGNEWLPSLGLPQYRSYFMECLVDARMLDHLTKKDLRSHLKMVDSFHRASLQYGIMCLKRLNYDRKDLERRREDSQHDMKDVLVWTNEQVIHWVQSIGLREYSGNMLESGVHGALIALDETFDYSSLALILQIPMQNTQARQVLEREFNNLLALGTDRRLEESGDDKTFRRSPSWRKRFRAREGGAGLGMMAGSMETLPAGFRMPSMSMAPSMNLMPKKQLQPEVHSHYLYGYMLAAF, from the exons GAGTTTGCCACCCTGACAAAGGAGCTGAACATATGTCGGGAGCAGCTgctggagaaggaggaagaaataTCTGAGCTGAAAGCTGAAAGAAACAACACCAGG CTGCTGTTGGAGCACCTGGAGTGTCTGGTGTCTCGTCACGAACGCAGTCTGAGGATGACAGTGGTGAAGAGACAGGCACCCCCACCATCTGGAGTCTCCAGCGAGGTGGAAGTCCTCAAAGCATTGAAGTCACTGTTTGAACACCACAAGGCTCTGGATGAAAAg GTGCGTAAAAGGCTTCAGGTGGCTCTGGAAAGAGTTACGGCTCTGGAGGGTCAGCTAGCAGCTACCACACAAGAG TTGAACATGGTGAGACAAAGGAAGGACGGTGACTCCGTGGAACGAACAGATGGATCCAAACCTACATGGAAG AGACTGCCCAATGGCTCTATAGACGTTCACGACGATGGCGGCCGTATGTCTGAGCTTCAGGAGCTTCTGGATCGGACCAATAAGGAGCTGTCCCAAAGCCGCGAGCACTCTGCCACTCTCAACACCCGTCTGGCTGAGCTTGAAGCAGAGCTCGCAAACGCACGCCGAGAACTGAGCCGCAGCGAggagctgtcaatcaaacaacAGAGGGAACAGAGAGAG AGAGAAGATATGGAGGAGAGGATAACAACGTTAGAAAAACGCTACCTGGCTGCCCAGCGGGAGACCACACACATTCACGACCTCAACGACAAACTGGAAAATGAACTGGCTACCAAGGACTCCCTGCACCGACAG AGCGAGGAGAAGGTGCGCCAGCTGCAGGAGATGCTGGAGATGGCAGAACAGAGACTGGCCCAGACCATGAGGAAGGCTGAGACACTGCCAGAGGTAGAAGCTGAACTAGCACAAAGAGTGGCTGCACTCTCcaag GCTGAGGAGCGCCATGGCAACGTAGAGGAGCGGCTCAGACAGCTGGAGTCACAACTGGAGGAGAAGAACCAAGAGCTTGCaagg GCTCGTCAAAGggaaaaaatgaatgaggagcATAACAAGCGTTTATCCGACACTGTGGATCGTCTGCTCACTGAGTCCAATGAAAGATTGCAGCTCCATCTGAAAGAACGCATGGCTGCCTTAGAAGACAAG AACTCCCTTATTCAGGATCTTGAGAACTGCCAGAAACAACTTGAAGAATTTCACCATACCAGG GAACGGCTGATTGGAGAGAttgagaaactgagaaatgagaTTGACCATTTGAAACGGCGCAGTGGTGCATTTGGAGATGGAACGCACTCTCG GTCACACCTGGGTAGCTCCAGTGACCTTCGCTTCTCCATGGTGGAGGGTCAAGATGGCCATTATAGCACAACTGTGATTAGGCGGGCACAGAAAGGCAGACTGTCAGCATTACGAGACGACCCAAACAAG GTCTGTGCGGTATTTGAACAGGACTACCCATCTCTACGCGGGAGCGTCAGCCACCTCCTAGGCAGTGACATTGAGGCAGAATCAGACCTCGATGACGACGTTAGCTCAGCCCTGCTGTCCCCAAGCGGCCAATCAGATGCTCAGACTCTTGCTCTTATGCTACAGGAGCAGCTTGACGCTATTAATGAAGAGATAAG GATGATTCAGGTGGAGCGAGAGTCAGCAGACCTGCGCTCTGATGAGATTGAGTCTCGTGTGAACAGTGGCAGCATGGATGGACTTAATGTGACACTTAGACCTCGGGCTCTGCCCACCTCTGCTACTGCACAGTCCCTGGCATCGTCCTCCTCTCCGCCTACCAGCGGCCATTCTACGCCAAAACACCATGCACGCAACACCAGCCACCATCTAGGCATTATGACTCTG CCAAGTGACTTGAGGAAACACCGCAGGAAAGTAGCA TCGCCAGTGGAAGTGGACAAAGCTACTATAAAGTGTGAGACATCACCTCCCTCTTCACCTCGCAGTTTACGCCTGGAAACCAATTTCGCCCAGTTCACAGGCAGTCTTGAGGATGGTCGGgg AAAGCAGAAGAAAGGCATCAAGTCATCTATTGGCCGGTTGTTTGGGAAGAAGGAGAAGGGTCGAATGGACCAGACACTGGGGCGGGATGGACAGCCTCTACCAGCCCTATCAG ACTTTGAGATTGGCATCGGTGACACTATGACTCTGGGAAAACTGGGCACTCAAGCTGAGAGGGACCGCAGGatgaagaaaaa ACATGAGCTTCTAGAAGATGCCAGGAAAAGAGGTCTGCCATTTGCCCAGTGGGACGGCCCAACAGTTGTTTCCTGGCTAGAG CTATGGGTGGGTATGCCGGCGTGGTATGTGGCAGCCTGTCGTGCTAACGTGAAGAGTGGAGCCATCATGTCAGCTCTGTCAGACACAGAGATCCAGAGGGAGATTGGCATCAGCAACCCCCTTCACCGACTGAAACTGCGCTTGGCCATCCAGGAGATGGTCTCCCTCACCAGCCCCTCTGCACCACTCACCTCCAGAACG TCCTCCGGAAATGTGTGGGTGACTCATGAAGAGATGGAGAACCTGGCTTCCTCCACTAAAGCG GAGAATGAGGAGGGCAGTTGGGCACAG ACTCTGGCTTATGGAGACATGAATCATGAATGGATAGGGAACGAATGGCTGCCCAGCCTTGGTCTGCCTCAGTACCGCTCCTACTTCATGGAGTGTCTCGTGGATGCACGCATGCTGGATCACCTCACCAAGAAAGACCTGAGGAGCCACCTCAAGATGGTGGACAGCTTCCATAG GGCTAGTCTGCAGTATGGGATTATGTGCTTAAAGAGACTAAATTATGACAGAAAAGACCTGGAGCGGCGGAGAGAGGACAGCCAACACGACATGAAAG ATGTGCTAGTGTGGACCAATGAGCAGGTTATTCACTGGGTCCAGTCCATTGGTCTAAGGGAGTATAGCGGCAACATGTTGGAGAGTGGCGTTCATGGAGCACTCATTGCTCTGGACGAGACCTTCGACTACAGTAGCCTTGCTCTTATCCTGCAAATTCCTATGCAGAACACACAG GCAAGGCAGGTTCTGGAGAGGGAATTCAACAACCTGTTAGCCTTGGGGACGGACCGACGACTCGAGGAG AGTGGGGATGACAAGACTTTTCGACGCTCTCCATCATGGCGCAAGAGGTTTCGAGCACGTGAGGGAGGGGCCGGGCTGGGGATGATGGCGGGCTCTATGGAAACACTACCTGCCGGCTTCCGAATGCCCTCCATGTCCATGGCGCCTTCTATGAATTTGATGCCCAAGAAACAGCTCCAGCCTGAAG TGCATTCTCATTACTTATACGGATACATGCTTGCGGCCTTTTGA
- the ppfia4 gene encoding liprin-alpha-4 isoform X8 translates to MMCEVMPTISEGDSAGPPRGTGSVPNGSDQEANFEQLMVNMLDERDKLLESLRETQETLIQSQTKLQGALHERDVLQRQINDALPQEFATLTKELNICREQLLEKEEEISELKAERNNTRLLLEHLECLVSRHERSLRMTVVKRQAPPPSGVSSEVEVLKALKSLFEHHKALDEKVRKRLQVALERVTALEGQLAATTQELNMVRQRKDGDSVERTDGSKPTWKRLPNGSIDVHDDGGRMSELQELLDRTNKELSQSREHSATLNTRLAELEAELANARRELSRSEELSIKQQREQREREDMEERITTLEKRYLAAQRETTHIHDLNDKLENELATKDSLHRQSEEKVRQLQEMLEMAEQRLAQTMRKAETLPEVEAELAQRVAALSKAEERHGNVEERLRQLESQLEEKNQELARARQREKMNEEHNKRLSDTVDRLLTESNERLQLHLKERMAALEDKNSLIQDLENCQKQLEEFHHTRERLIGEIEKLRNEIDHLKRRSGAFGDGTHSRSHLGSSSDLRFSMVEGQDGHYSTTVIRRAQKGRLSALRDDPNKVCAVFEQDYPSLRGSVSHLLGSDIEAESDLDDDVSSALLSPSGQSDAQTLALMLQEQLDAINEEIRMIQVERESADLRSDEIESRVNSGSMDGLNVTLRPRALPTSATAQSLASSSSPPTSGHSTPKHHARNTSHHLGIMTLPSDLRKHRRKVASPVEVDKATIKCETSPPSSPRSLRLETNFAQFTGSLEDGRGKQKKGIKSSIGRLFGKKEKGRMDQTLGRDGQPLPALSDFEIGIGDTMTLGKLGTQAERDRRMKKKHELLEDARKRGLPFAQWDGPTVVSWLELWVGMPAWYVAACRANVKSGAIMSALSDTEIQREIGISNPLHRLKLRLAIQEMVSLTSPSAPLTSRTSSGNVWVTHEEMENLASSTKAENEEGSWAQTLAYGDMNHEWIGNEWLPSLGLPQYRSYFMECLVDARMLDHLTKKDLRSHLKMVDSFHRASLQYGIMCLKRLNYDRKDLERRREDSQHDMKDVLVWTNEQVIHWVQSIGLREYSGNMLESGVHGALIALDETFDYSSLALILQIPMQNTQARQVLEREFNNLLALGTDRRLEESGDDKTFRRSPSWRKRFRAREGGAGLGMMAGSMETLPAGFRMPSMSMAPSMNLMPKKQLQPEVHSHYLYGYMLAAF, encoded by the exons GAGTTTGCCACCCTGACAAAGGAGCTGAACATATGTCGGGAGCAGCTgctggagaaggaggaagaaataTCTGAGCTGAAAGCTGAAAGAAACAACACCAGG CTGCTGTTGGAGCACCTGGAGTGTCTGGTGTCTCGTCACGAACGCAGTCTGAGGATGACAGTGGTGAAGAGACAGGCACCCCCACCATCTGGAGTCTCCAGCGAGGTGGAAGTCCTCAAAGCATTGAAGTCACTGTTTGAACACCACAAGGCTCTGGATGAAAAg GTGCGTAAAAGGCTTCAGGTGGCTCTGGAAAGAGTTACGGCTCTGGAGGGTCAGCTAGCAGCTACCACACAAGAG TTGAACATGGTGAGACAAAGGAAGGACGGTGACTCCGTGGAACGAACAGATGGATCCAAACCTACATGGAAG AGACTGCCCAATGGCTCTATAGACGTTCACGACGATGGCGGCCGTATGTCTGAGCTTCAGGAGCTTCTGGATCGGACCAATAAGGAGCTGTCCCAAAGCCGCGAGCACTCTGCCACTCTCAACACCCGTCTGGCTGAGCTTGAAGCAGAGCTCGCAAACGCACGCCGAGAACTGAGCCGCAGCGAggagctgtcaatcaaacaacAGAGGGAACAGAGAGAG AGAGAAGATATGGAGGAGAGGATAACAACGTTAGAAAAACGCTACCTGGCTGCCCAGCGGGAGACCACACACATTCACGACCTCAACGACAAACTGGAAAATGAACTGGCTACCAAGGACTCCCTGCACCGACAG AGCGAGGAGAAGGTGCGCCAGCTGCAGGAGATGCTGGAGATGGCAGAACAGAGACTGGCCCAGACCATGAGGAAGGCTGAGACACTGCCAGAGGTAGAAGCTGAACTAGCACAAAGAGTGGCTGCACTCTCcaag GCTGAGGAGCGCCATGGCAACGTAGAGGAGCGGCTCAGACAGCTGGAGTCACAACTGGAGGAGAAGAACCAAGAGCTTGCaagg GCTCGTCAAAGggaaaaaatgaatgaggagcATAACAAGCGTTTATCCGACACTGTGGATCGTCTGCTCACTGAGTCCAATGAAAGATTGCAGCTCCATCTGAAAGAACGCATGGCTGCCTTAGAAGACAAG AACTCCCTTATTCAGGATCTTGAGAACTGCCAGAAACAACTTGAAGAATTTCACCATACCAGG GAACGGCTGATTGGAGAGAttgagaaactgagaaatgagaTTGACCATTTGAAACGGCGCAGTGGTGCATTTGGAGATGGAACGCACTCTCG GTCACACCTGGGTAGCTCCAGTGACCTTCGCTTCTCCATGGTGGAGGGTCAAGATGGCCATTATAGCACAACTGTGATTAGGCGGGCACAGAAAGGCAGACTGTCAGCATTACGAGACGACCCAAACAAG GTCTGTGCGGTATTTGAACAGGACTACCCATCTCTACGCGGGAGCGTCAGCCACCTCCTAGGCAGTGACATTGAGGCAGAATCAGACCTCGATGACGACGTTAGCTCAGCCCTGCTGTCCCCAAGCGGCCAATCAGATGCTCAGACTCTTGCTCTTATGCTACAGGAGCAGCTTGACGCTATTAATGAAGAGATAAG GATGATTCAGGTGGAGCGAGAGTCAGCAGACCTGCGCTCTGATGAGATTGAGTCTCGTGTGAACAGTGGCAGCATGGATGGACTTAATGTGACACTTAGACCTCGGGCTCTGCCCACCTCTGCTACTGCACAGTCCCTGGCATCGTCCTCCTCTCCGCCTACCAGCGGCCATTCTACGCCAAAACACCATGCACGCAACACCAGCCACCATCTAGGCATTATGACTCTG CCAAGTGACTTGAGGAAACACCGCAGGAAAGTAGCA TCGCCAGTGGAAGTGGACAAAGCTACTATAAAGTGTGAGACATCACCTCCCTCTTCACCTCGCAGTTTACGCCTGGAAACCAATTTCGCCCAGTTCACAGGCAGTCTTGAGGATGGTCGGgg AAAGCAGAAGAAAGGCATCAAGTCATCTATTGGCCGGTTGTTTGGGAAGAAGGAGAAGGGTCGAATGGACCAGACACTGGGGCGGGATGGACAGCCTCTACCAGCCCTATCAG ACTTTGAGATTGGCATCGGTGACACTATGACTCTGGGAAAACTGGGCACTCAAGCTGAGAGGGACCGCAGGatgaagaaaaa ACATGAGCTTCTAGAAGATGCCAGGAAAAGAGGTCTGCCATTTGCCCAGTGGGACGGCCCAACAGTTGTTTCCTGGCTAGAG CTATGGGTGGGTATGCCGGCGTGGTATGTGGCAGCCTGTCGTGCTAACGTGAAGAGTGGAGCCATCATGTCAGCTCTGTCAGACACAGAGATCCAGAGGGAGATTGGCATCAGCAACCCCCTTCACCGACTGAAACTGCGCTTGGCCATCCAGGAGATGGTCTCCCTCACCAGCCCCTCTGCACCACTCACCTCCAGAACG TCCTCCGGAAATGTGTGGGTGACTCATGAAGAGATGGAGAACCTGGCTTCCTCCACTAAAGCG GAGAATGAGGAGGGCAGTTGGGCACAG ACTCTGGCTTATGGAGACATGAATCATGAATGGATAGGGAACGAATGGCTGCCCAGCCTTGGTCTGCCTCAGTACCGCTCCTACTTCATGGAGTGTCTCGTGGATGCACGCATGCTGGATCACCTCACCAAGAAAGACCTGAGGAGCCACCTCAAGATGGTGGACAGCTTCCATAG GGCTAGTCTGCAGTATGGGATTATGTGCTTAAAGAGACTAAATTATGACAGAAAAGACCTGGAGCGGCGGAGAGAGGACAGCCAACACGACATGAAAG ATGTGCTAGTGTGGACCAATGAGCAGGTTATTCACTGGGTCCAGTCCATTGGTCTAAGGGAGTATAGCGGCAACATGTTGGAGAGTGGCGTTCATGGAGCACTCATTGCTCTGGACGAGACCTTCGACTACAGTAGCCTTGCTCTTATCCTGCAAATTCCTATGCAGAACACACAG GCAAGGCAGGTTCTGGAGAGGGAATTCAACAACCTGTTAGCCTTGGGGACGGACCGACGACTCGAGGAG AGTGGGGATGACAAGACTTTTCGACGCTCTCCATCATGGCGCAAGAGGTTTCGAGCACGTGAGGGAGGGGCCGGGCTGGGGATGATGGCGGGCTCTATGGAAACACTACCTGCCGGCTTCCGAATGCCCTCCATGTCCATGGCGCCTTCTATGAATTTGATGCCCAAGAAACAGCTCCAGCCTGAAG TGCATTCTCATTACTTATACGGATACATGCTTGCGGCCTTTTGA
- the ppfia4 gene encoding liprin-alpha-4 isoform X3, with the protein MMCEVMPTISEGDSAGPPRGTGSVPNGSDQEANFEQLMVNMLDERDKLLESLRETQETLIQSQTKLQGALHERDVLQRQINDALPQATVAAAVVDRTTTENHINKWIHYGAGSLGEHPLEFATLTKELNICREQLLEKEEEISELKAERNNTRLLLEHLECLVSRHERSLRMTVVKRQAPPPSGVSSEVEVLKALKSLFEHHKALDEKVRKRLQVALERVTALEGQLAATTQELNMVRQRKDGDSVERTDGSKPTWKRLPNGSIDVHDDGGRMSELQELLDRTNKELSQSREHSATLNTRLAELEAELANARRELSRSEELSIKQQREQREREDMEERITTLEKRYLAAQRETTHIHDLNDKLENELATKDSLHRQSEEKVRQLQEMLEMAEQRLAQTMRKAETLPEVEAELAQRVAALSKAEERHGNVEERLRQLESQLEEKNQELARARQREKMNEEHNKRLSDTVDRLLTESNERLQLHLKERMAALEDKNSLIQDLENCQKQLEEFHHTRERLIGEIEKLRNEIDHLKRRSGAFGDGTHSRSHLGSSSDLRFSMVEGQDGHYSTTVIRRAQKGRLSALRDDPNKDYPSLRGSVSHLLGSDIEAESDLDDDVSSALLSPSGQSDAQTLALMLQEQLDAINEEIRMIQVERESADLRSDEIESRVNSGSMDGLNVTLRPRALPTSATAQSLASSSSPPTSGHSTPKHHARNTSHHLGIMTLPSDLRKHRRKVASPVEVDKATIKCETSPPSSPRSLRLETNFAQFTGSLEDGRGKQKKGIKSSIGRLFGKKEKGRMDQTLGRDGQPLPALSDFEIGIGDTMTLGKLGTQAERDRRMKKKHELLEDARKRGLPFAQWDGPTVVSWLELWVGMPAWYVAACRANVKSGAIMSALSDTEIQREIGISNPLHRLKLRLAIQEMVSLTSPSAPLTSRTSSGNVWVTHEEMENLASSTKAENEEGSWAQTLAYGDMNHEWIGNEWLPSLGLPQYRSYFMECLVDARMLDHLTKKDLRSHLKMVDSFHRASLQYGIMCLKRLNYDRKDLERRREDSQHDMKDVLVWTNEQVIHWVQSIGLREYSGNMLESGVHGALIALDETFDYSSLALILQIPMQNTQARQVLEREFNNLLALGTDRRLEESGDDKTFRRSPSWRKRFRAREGGAGLGMMAGSMETLPAGFRMPSMSMAPSMNLMPKKQLQPEAPPPAPPRLDPSAVRTYSC; encoded by the exons GAGTTTGCCACCCTGACAAAGGAGCTGAACATATGTCGGGAGCAGCTgctggagaaggaggaagaaataTCTGAGCTGAAAGCTGAAAGAAACAACACCAGG CTGCTGTTGGAGCACCTGGAGTGTCTGGTGTCTCGTCACGAACGCAGTCTGAGGATGACAGTGGTGAAGAGACAGGCACCCCCACCATCTGGAGTCTCCAGCGAGGTGGAAGTCCTCAAAGCATTGAAGTCACTGTTTGAACACCACAAGGCTCTGGATGAAAAg GTGCGTAAAAGGCTTCAGGTGGCTCTGGAAAGAGTTACGGCTCTGGAGGGTCAGCTAGCAGCTACCACACAAGAG TTGAACATGGTGAGACAAAGGAAGGACGGTGACTCCGTGGAACGAACAGATGGATCCAAACCTACATGGAAG AGACTGCCCAATGGCTCTATAGACGTTCACGACGATGGCGGCCGTATGTCTGAGCTTCAGGAGCTTCTGGATCGGACCAATAAGGAGCTGTCCCAAAGCCGCGAGCACTCTGCCACTCTCAACACCCGTCTGGCTGAGCTTGAAGCAGAGCTCGCAAACGCACGCCGAGAACTGAGCCGCAGCGAggagctgtcaatcaaacaacAGAGGGAACAGAGAGAG AGAGAAGATATGGAGGAGAGGATAACAACGTTAGAAAAACGCTACCTGGCTGCCCAGCGGGAGACCACACACATTCACGACCTCAACGACAAACTGGAAAATGAACTGGCTACCAAGGACTCCCTGCACCGACAG AGCGAGGAGAAGGTGCGCCAGCTGCAGGAGATGCTGGAGATGGCAGAACAGAGACTGGCCCAGACCATGAGGAAGGCTGAGACACTGCCAGAGGTAGAAGCTGAACTAGCACAAAGAGTGGCTGCACTCTCcaag GCTGAGGAGCGCCATGGCAACGTAGAGGAGCGGCTCAGACAGCTGGAGTCACAACTGGAGGAGAAGAACCAAGAGCTTGCaagg GCTCGTCAAAGggaaaaaatgaatgaggagcATAACAAGCGTTTATCCGACACTGTGGATCGTCTGCTCACTGAGTCCAATGAAAGATTGCAGCTCCATCTGAAAGAACGCATGGCTGCCTTAGAAGACAAG AACTCCCTTATTCAGGATCTTGAGAACTGCCAGAAACAACTTGAAGAATTTCACCATACCAGG GAACGGCTGATTGGAGAGAttgagaaactgagaaatgagaTTGACCATTTGAAACGGCGCAGTGGTGCATTTGGAGATGGAACGCACTCTCG GTCACACCTGGGTAGCTCCAGTGACCTTCGCTTCTCCATGGTGGAGGGTCAAGATGGCCATTATAGCACAACTGTGATTAGGCGGGCACAGAAAGGCAGACTGTCAGCATTACGAGACGACCCAAACAAG GACTACCCATCTCTACGCGGGAGCGTCAGCCACCTCCTAGGCAGTGACATTGAGGCAGAATCAGACCTCGATGACGACGTTAGCTCAGCCCTGCTGTCCCCAAGCGGCCAATCAGATGCTCAGACTCTTGCTCTTATGCTACAGGAGCAGCTTGACGCTATTAATGAAGAGATAAG GATGATTCAGGTGGAGCGAGAGTCAGCAGACCTGCGCTCTGATGAGATTGAGTCTCGTGTGAACAGTGGCAGCATGGATGGACTTAATGTGACACTTAGACCTCGGGCTCTGCCCACCTCTGCTACTGCACAGTCCCTGGCATCGTCCTCCTCTCCGCCTACCAGCGGCCATTCTACGCCAAAACACCATGCACGCAACACCAGCCACCATCTAGGCATTATGACTCTG CCAAGTGACTTGAGGAAACACCGCAGGAAAGTAGCA TCGCCAGTGGAAGTGGACAAAGCTACTATAAAGTGTGAGACATCACCTCCCTCTTCACCTCGCAGTTTACGCCTGGAAACCAATTTCGCCCAGTTCACAGGCAGTCTTGAGGATGGTCGGgg AAAGCAGAAGAAAGGCATCAAGTCATCTATTGGCCGGTTGTTTGGGAAGAAGGAGAAGGGTCGAATGGACCAGACACTGGGGCGGGATGGACAGCCTCTACCAGCCCTATCAG ACTTTGAGATTGGCATCGGTGACACTATGACTCTGGGAAAACTGGGCACTCAAGCTGAGAGGGACCGCAGGatgaagaaaaa ACATGAGCTTCTAGAAGATGCCAGGAAAAGAGGTCTGCCATTTGCCCAGTGGGACGGCCCAACAGTTGTTTCCTGGCTAGAG CTATGGGTGGGTATGCCGGCGTGGTATGTGGCAGCCTGTCGTGCTAACGTGAAGAGTGGAGCCATCATGTCAGCTCTGTCAGACACAGAGATCCAGAGGGAGATTGGCATCAGCAACCCCCTTCACCGACTGAAACTGCGCTTGGCCATCCAGGAGATGGTCTCCCTCACCAGCCCCTCTGCACCACTCACCTCCAGAACG TCCTCCGGAAATGTGTGGGTGACTCATGAAGAGATGGAGAACCTGGCTTCCTCCACTAAAGCG GAGAATGAGGAGGGCAGTTGGGCACAG ACTCTGGCTTATGGAGACATGAATCATGAATGGATAGGGAACGAATGGCTGCCCAGCCTTGGTCTGCCTCAGTACCGCTCCTACTTCATGGAGTGTCTCGTGGATGCACGCATGCTGGATCACCTCACCAAGAAAGACCTGAGGAGCCACCTCAAGATGGTGGACAGCTTCCATAG GGCTAGTCTGCAGTATGGGATTATGTGCTTAAAGAGACTAAATTATGACAGAAAAGACCTGGAGCGGCGGAGAGAGGACAGCCAACACGACATGAAAG ATGTGCTAGTGTGGACCAATGAGCAGGTTATTCACTGGGTCCAGTCCATTGGTCTAAGGGAGTATAGCGGCAACATGTTGGAGAGTGGCGTTCATGGAGCACTCATTGCTCTGGACGAGACCTTCGACTACAGTAGCCTTGCTCTTATCCTGCAAATTCCTATGCAGAACACACAG GCAAGGCAGGTTCTGGAGAGGGAATTCAACAACCTGTTAGCCTTGGGGACGGACCGACGACTCGAGGAG AGTGGGGATGACAAGACTTTTCGACGCTCTCCATCATGGCGCAAGAGGTTTCGAGCACGTGAGGGAGGGGCCGGGCTGGGGATGATGGCGGGCTCTATGGAAACACTACCTGCCGGCTTCCGAATGCCCTCCATGTCCATGGCGCCTTCTATGAATTTGATGCCCAAGAAACAGCTCCAGCCTGAAG CTCCTCCCCCAGCACCTCCGAGACTTGACCCCTCGGCGGTGCGGACCTATTCGTGCTAA